TCAACCCGGAGCATCGCTCGGTGCGGGGCGTCCGGGCCTATCCCTCGGTGGTGGACATCCCCGACGAGGTCGATCTCGCGGTGGTGGCGGTGCCCGCGGCGCGGATGGACGAGGTGCTCGACGGCTGTCTGGCCAAGGGCGTGAAGGCGCTGGTGGTGATCAGCGCGGGCTTCGGCGAGACGGGCGAGGACGGGTTGGGCGCCGAGCGGCGCCTCGTCCGGGCGGCGCGGGCGCACGGGATGCGAGTCGTCGGCCCGAACGCGCTCGGCGTGGTCAACAACGATGTCGAGGTGCGCTTGAACGCCTCCCTGGCGCCTGGTCTGCCCGCGCCGGGACGGGTCGGCTTCTTCTGTCAGTCCGGTGCGCTGGGTACCGCGATCCTGGCCGCGGCCGCCGCACGAGGACTGGGCCTGTCCACGTTCGTCTCGGCGGGCAACCGCGCCGACGTCTCGGGCAATGATCTCCTCCAGTACTGGCAGACCGACCCGGGCACCGACGTGGTCCTGCTCTACCTGGAGTCCTTCGGCAATCCCCGCAAGTTCGCGCGACTTGCCCGCAGGCTCGGCCGCACCAAGCCGATCGTGGCGGTCAAGTCGGGCAGGCATTCGGGTCCGCCCGCCCTGGCGGCGACGTCGGTTCCGGTGGACGAGACCAGCGTCGCGGCGCTGTTCGAGCGGTCGGGGGTGATCCGGGTGGAGACGCTGGCCCAGCTCTTCGACACGGCACTCGTCCTGGCGAATCAGCCGTTGCCCGCGGGTGACCGGGTGTCGATCGTCGGCAACTCGACCGCGCTGGGACTGCTCGCGGCCGACGTCGCGCTGGCCGAGGGCCTGCGGCTCACGGGCGGCCCGGTGGACGTCGGCGCCGCCGCGACGCCGGAGCAGTTCGCGTCCGCCGTGCGTGCGGCGATCGAGTCTCCCGACGTCGACGCGCTGGTGGCGGTGTTCGTGCCGCCTGTGGCGGTGCCCGGCAGCGCCTATGCGAGGGCCCTGCGGGCCGCGGTGTCCGACCCGCCCGGCGGAATCCGTAAGCCGGTCGTCTCGACGTTCCTCGCGGTGGAGGGCATTCCGGACGAGCTGGCCGTCCTCGGTCCCGGCGGCTCGCCGGGACCGGGCTCCGTGCCGTCGTATCCGAGCCCGGAACGTGCGGTGTCCGCGCTGGCCAGGACCGTTCGCCACGCCCGATGGCGGTCCGCGCCGCAGGGCGAGGCCTACCGTCCGGCGGGTGTCGAGCCCGACCGTGCCGCCGGTCTCGTCGATGCCTGGCGAGCGCGGCTCGGCTCGGCGCCGGTCGCGGCAGACGGATCGAGTCCGTCGACGGCGGGCTCGTCCACTGCCTCGGATCGGGCGACGATCACGTTGTCGGACGACCAGGTCGGCGAGCTGCTGGGCTGCTACGGCATCGAGCCGGTGCCCTTCACCCTCGTCGAGTCGCTCGAGGAGGCGCTGGACGCCGCATCGGAGCTGGGCTTCCCCGTGGCGTTGAAGAGCGCGAATCCCGCCCTACGGCATCGGCCGGACCTGGTCGGCGTCCGGTTGGGTCTCACGAGTCCGGATCAGGTGCGGTCGGCGTTCCATGGTCTGCGGGAGGCGTCTCCGACGGGAGGGCTGTACGTGCAGCGGATGGCGCCCGCCGGCGTGTCCTGTGTGATCGCGTTACAGGACGACCCCTCGTTCGGCACGTTGTTGTCCTTCGGGCTGTCCGGGATCGCGGGGGAGCTCCTCGGCGACCGGGTGTATCGGGCGGTGCCGCTGACCGACGTGGACGTCGACGCGGTGATCCGCGAGCCGAGGGCCGCACCGCTGCTCACCGGGTATCGGGGCAGCACGCCGTGTGACCTGGTGGCCTTGGCGGACCTGGTCTCTCGGGTCTCCGCCCTCGCCGAGGACGTGCGTGCCGTTCGGATGCTGTCGCTCGACCCGGTGCTGTCGGCCGCCTCGGGTGCGTACGTCGCCGGTGCCCGGATCGTCCTCGGTCCGGAGCCCACCTCGGATGCGGGGCCGAGGCGGCTCCGCTGATCGTCCTCGACCGAATCGGCGCCGTCCCGGGGGCGTCCCGTCCCGTCGGCTCCCGCCGTGCGGGCCGCGCGGGGCGGCGCCGCCGATCAGGAGTCGGACCCGGTGGGCAGTCGAGCCGCGAACGCGGTGAGCAATCGCGCGAAGTCGGCTTGATCCTCGGAGCTGAACGTGGACATCGCGGCGGCCAGGACGCTCTGCCGGAACCGGTGGACTGCCGCCGAGGCGGTACGGCCTTCGGCCGTGCGGGTCAGCACCGTGCGGCGCCCGTCTCGTTGATCGGCCTCCCGGCGCAGCAATCCTGCGGAGACCAGCTCGGAGACCAGTCGGCTGGCCCTCGGCCGGTCCACCGACAGCGCCGAGGCGACGTCGGTGACACCGATCGGTCGTCCGTCCAGCTCGGCGGCCTCGACCGCGTCGAGCACCTCGAAGCCCGCGGTGCTCGGCGAGACGCCGTTCTGCTCGCTCGCGAGACGCCCGATGACTCGGCGACTCTGCATCCTGCGGATGACCACCATGGCTCGTTCGACGGCCGCTACGTGCTCGTTCACCGTCCTCCATCACATATCATCGTGCAACTGGTTGTGAGATTACAATAAAAGGGTGACCGTGATGGACGAGGCGCGCACACCGATCGGCTTCTGGCTCAGACATCTGGATCAACTCATCGAGACCGGACTGGACGAGGCACTGACGGCGGCGAACGTGACGCGTCGACAGTGGCAGGTGCTCTCGCTGCTGCGCGCCCGGCCCAGGGACCCGGCGGAACTCCTGGTGGAGCTGCGGCCCTTCGCCACGATCGTCGAGGCCCACACGGTTCTCGACGATCTGCGCGACCGAGGCTGGATCGACGACGAGGCCGACCACTGCGCGATCACCGCCGACGGCGTCGCCGTCTGGAGCGCGGCCGCCGAGCACGCCCACGAGTTCCGGCGTGCCACCTCGGACGGGATCACCGAGGAGGAGTACCGCACGACGCTTCGAGTGCTGCGTCGGATGGCGGGGAACATCGTCGAGCGGGCCGTCTCGCCGCGCTGAGGCGCGAGTACGCTGCCCGCCCTGACCGGCCCGGACGGTCAGTCGGTCGGCGGTCCCAGATCCAGGGTGATCTGTGCTCCGCCCCAGGCCGAGGCGCCCAGACTCAGGCTCCCGCCGGAGGCCGCGGCCGTCCGTCGGGCGATGTCCAGTCCCAGCCCGGTCGATCCCGCGCCGCTGGCACCCCGCCGCAGCGGACCGGTGTCGCCGTTCGCCGACTCGCCGAAGCCCGGCCCGGCGTCGGCGACGACGAGCCGGGCCCCGCCGGTGGGCCAGGCCAGCAGCCGGACCGCGATGGCACTGCCGTCCGGGGTGTGCGCGAAGACGTTGCCCAGCAGGGCGTCGACACAGGCCGCCAGATCCGCCTCGACAAGACGGACCGGCACCGGACCCAGCGCCAGGTCCAGTTCCACGGGCCGTTCGGTGTCCTCGGCCAGGACGGACCAGAACTGCACGCGATCCCGTACCACCGCCGCCGCGTCACACCAGATCGGCAGCGGATGGACACCCGTCTCGACGGCGCGTCGTCTGGCGTCACCGATGATCTCGGTGACCGCGCGCTCCAACTCGGCCACGGAGGCGCTGATCCGCCGGGCCTCCGCAGGATCGTTGAGGCCCTCGGCCTCCAGCTTCATCGAGGTCAACGGTGTGCGCAGCCGATGGGAGAGGTCTGCGACGGTCTCCCGTTCCTCACGGAGCAGCTCCTTGATCCGGCCGGCGAGATGGTTGAGTCCGCCTGCCACCTCACGCAGCTCCGTCGGGCCCTCCGGGGTGGCCCGCGCGTCCATCTCGCCCGCCGCGAGCCGGTGCGACACGTCGGCGAGCCTGCGGGTCGGCCGGACCAGCGAGTGTGCCAGTCGGTCGGAGACCAGCACGCTGACCGCCATCAGGGCGATGCCGAGCAGCAGCAGGATCAACCACGATCTGGTGACTCCCTGCCGCATCTCCTCGGTGGTCACCAGCGTGCGGATCACCGCGGTACGACCGTCGGCGTCCACGGTGGCGAAGAGGATCTCGCGCCCCGCCGGTGTCTCGGCCGACAGGCTCTGTCCGAGCATGGCCAGCTCCACCGCGTCCGTGGGGGCGGTCTCCTCGCCGACGACCGTGCCGTCGGGAAGGAACACGCTCACCGGCCGATCGACCAGGCCGTTGGCCCCGAGGCTGCGTTCCAGCGCCTCGACATCGCTGTTGGCCACGACCCAGATGAGCGACTGCGCCTCGACCGTCGCCGCGTGCACCGCCCGGTCCTCGGCGAAGGTGCGGATCAGCAGGGCCAGCGGGATCAGGAACGCCACCAGGACGAGCGAGGTCGTCGTGCCCACCAGGATCGCGAGTCGACGTCTCATCGGGCTCTCCTCATCCCTGCGGGGCGGCGAGCTTCACGCCGACCCCGCGCACGGTGTGCAGATAACGTGCGTGCTGAGCGGTCTCGCCGAGCTTCCGCCGCAGCCACGACAGATGGACGTCCACCGTCTTGTCCGCGCCGCCGTAGGGCACCTGCCAGACCTCGGTCAGCAGCTCGCGTTTGCTGACCACCTCGCCCGCGCGGGTCGCCAGATAGTGCAGCAGATCGAACTCGCGTGGCGTCAGATCCAGTCGTCTGCCGTCGAGCTCCACCTCGCGCGCCCGCCCGTTGACCCGCAGTCCACCGACGATGACCGTCGGATCCTCGTCCTCTTCGCTCCCTCTGCGCAGCACCGCCCGGACACGCGCGTCGAGCTGGCCCGCGCCGAAGGGCTTGGTGAGGTAGTCGTCGGCTCCCGCGTCGAGTGCGGCGATGATCTCGGTCTCGTCGTCTCGCGCGGTGGCCACGATCACCGGGACACGACTGACCGCGCGCAGCATCCGCAGCATCTCGCGGCCGTCCATGTCGGGCAGCCCGAGGTCGAGAACGACGAGATCGGGACGGTCGGCGACGGCCTGGGAGAGCCCGTCCATCGCGGTCCTCGCCGAGGCGACGGCGTGCCCGCGTTCGGTCAACGCTCGGGTGAGCGCGGTGCGAATCGTCGCGTCGTCCTCGATCAGCAGTAGATGGGCCACCTGAGAACGCTAACCGAGGACGGGGCGGGTCGAGACCGCCCGGACGAGTCCTAAGGCCGCCTTATCCTCGCGTTAACCCTCGAGATCGCGGTGTGGACGAATCATCGTCGCGCGTCTGTCGGACGTCGACCGAGGCGAGTCGCGTCGAGAGAAGCGCTAAGCGAGCCTTAGTGTCGTCTTAACCATCTTCGAGCCAAGGTGACGACATGACCGAGGAGCGGCCCGCACAGGGCAGGACGGCGTTGGGCATCGTGGGCTGGGCGGCGGCCGCCGTGGTGGCGACCGGAGTCGGTGTCGCCGCCCTGAGCGCCATCGGTGCGGGGATCACCGAGTCGGTGATCCGCCCGCTGAGCCAGTCCGAGGTCGAGGGACGGCTCGCCGCCGCGACGGCCGCGGGAGACGCCGCCGACCGAGGCGGGCTCGACACGCCGCCCACCTCGGCTGTGCCGTCCGAGGGCCCGGCGGCGTCGGAGTCGGCCTCGCCGCCGCCGAGCGGCGAGCCCTCGTCACCGGACGAGGACGCCGCCGCGCCGCCCGACCCGGAGCGCATCGACACCGTCGGTGGCATGGTGACCGCCCGATGCGGGGATGCCGACGTGGTGGAGCTGGTGGCGCAGGCCCCGGCACAGGGGTTCGGCGTCGACGTCGACGTGGAGGACGAGGGAGATGACGATGAGCCGCTCGGGGCCGTCACGGTGCAGTTCGAATCCGAGGAGCTCGACGTCGAGGTGCTGTTGATCTGCTCAGGGGGAGTGCTGTCCCACGAGACGTCCATCGACGACTGAGCTGCTCGACCGCCGAGCCCGCACACCCGCCGGGCTTCGGCCCCACGGTGCGAGCGGGCCGCGGAATCGTGTCCGGCGGCCCGCCGCACGGGGACGTCCCGGCCGCTAGACCACCAGGTCCAGCAGGAGCAGGCAGATCAGGGCGAAGACCGAGATGATCGTCTCCATCACCGACCACGTCTTGATCGTCTGCCCGACGGTCATCCCGAAGTACTCCTTGACCATCCAGAACCCGGTGTCGTTGACGTGGGAGAAGAACAGCGAGCCCGCGCCGATCGCCAGAGCGAGCAGCGCGCCCTGCGCCGGGTCGAGGCCTGCCGCCAGCGGGGCGACGATCCCGGCCGCCGAGATGGTCGCCACCGTCGCCGAACCGGTGGCCAGCCGGATTCCCACCGCGATGAGCCAGCCGAGGATCAGCGGCGAGAGTGCGGCGTCCTGGCCGTATCTGGTGATGATGTCGGCCACCCCGGACTGCACCAGGGTCTCCTTGAAGCCGCCGCCCGCACCGGTGATCAGCAGGATTCCCGCGATCGGCGGCAGCGAGGCGCCGAACACCTCGGTGATCCGTTCCCGATCGAAGCCCGCGCCTGTGCCCAGCGTGAACATCGACACCAGCGTCGCCACGAGTAGCGCGACCAGCGGCGTGCCGAGGAAGTCCAGCGCGGTGCGTACGGTGCCGCCGTCGGCGAGCCAGATCTCGCCGACGGCCTTGCCCAGCATCAACACCACGGGCAGCAGCACCGTGGCCAGCGTCGCGCCGAAGGCCGGCCTGCGTGGCGGGGCCTCGCCCTCGGCCGTGTCGGCCGCTGATCGGGGCAGCAGATGCGCGGGCGGGGAGACCTCGACCCAGCGGGCGGCATAGCGGGCGAACAACGGCCCTGCGACGACGACCGTCGGCACGGAGACCAGAATGCCGAAGCCGAGGGTCAGCCCCAGGTCCACCTGCAGGCTGTCGACGGCGATCAAGGGGCCGGGATGCGGCGGAACGAGCCCGTGCAGCACCGACAGGCCCGCCAGCGCGGAGACGCCGATGAGCATCAACGGCTGCCTGCTGCGCTGCGCGACCAGCAGGATCACCGGGATCAGCAGGACGACGCCGACCTCGAAGAACATCGGCAGCCCGATGATCACGGCGACCAGGGCGATCGCCCAGGGCAGGGCGCGCACCCCGGATCGGCCGAGGATGGTGTCGACGATCCGATCGGCGCCGCCGGAGTCGGCGAGGATTCTTCCCAGCATGGCGCCGAGGGCGATCAGTGCACCGACCCCGCCGATGGTGCTGCCTAATCCGGCGCTGAACGTCTCGACGATCTCGGCGACGGGCATCGCGGCGATCAGCCCGAGCGCGCCCGCTCCGAGAGTGAGGGCGAGGAACGGGTGGACCTTCAGCCAGGTGATCAGCAGGACGATGACCGCGATCCCGGCGAGGGCCGCGACGACCAGCCGGGTGTCCTGACCGGTCCACGGCCCGCCGCCCTGCGCTAACAGGGTGGCCGGCCGCAGCGACAGGACACTCGCCGCCGGGCTCATGTCGGATCTGCTTTCGCCTCGCTCACCGCGGTGATCGCCGTCAGCGCCTTCTCGACGATCGTCTCGGCGTCCTCGGCGACGTCCGCCGTGTAGCCGAACTCGTCGGGTTCCAGCGGTTGCAGATCGGCGAACTGGGAGTCCAGCAGCGAGGCGGGCATGAAGTGCCCGGTGCGGCCTGCCAGCCGATTCCCGATCACCTCTCGGCTGCCCGCCAGGTGCAGGAACCACACCCCGTCGTTACCGCTGCGCAGCAGATCGCGATAGGAGCGCTTCAGCGCGGAACAGGTCACGACCCCGTTCACGTCCGCCCGCTCCTGCTCGTGGATCCACGCCGCGATGGAGCGCAGCCACGGCAGCCGATCCTGATCGTTCAACGGGACGCCGGACTCCATCTTCGCGATGTTCTCCGGCGGATGGAACTCGTCTGCCTCCGAGTAGGTCACCCCGAGACGGTCGGCAAGAGACCGAGCGATCGTGGTCTTGCCGGAACCGGACACGCCCATGACCACCACGATGGTCGCGGGTCGCTTCCTTGCGGACATCCGTGCTCCTCACCTTCGGCTGCCGGGTGCGTGGGAGACGCCCCGCCTCCAGCAGTCTCCTTGATCAGCCGGGTGCGACACCAGAGCCGCGTCCCGATCGCCGTCCCGCCCGACGGGCGCATGCCCCGACTTCGGCGACCGCCGCCGCCCTGCGGCCGTGGAGTGTCGCGATCCGAGCCTGACAGAGCCGGCCGTCGGGGGCCGAACGGCCACGCCGATCGGCGAGTCGCGGCGGCACACGGGGCCACGCGGGCACGGACCTCTCCTCAGGCGGACCGGGGTTCGTGCCCGGCGGGCCCGGAATGTCGCGGGGCGGCGCGGCCCCTCGGCGGCGCACCGGAGTCATCTCACTCCATCAGGCCCTGCGCGAGCGCCTCGCGCCGCAGATCGGAGAGCAGCGTGCCCGTGGCGTCGGAGCCCGCGCGCCAGAAGTCCCAGCCGTTGCAGGCCTTGACGTTCAGCGCGACCGCCGCCGCCCTGGACACCGAGTCGAAGGTCTGTCCGCTGGGCAGCCTGATCCGGCCGCCTTCGGTGACACGTGCGGTGTAGGTGTGCTTCTTGCGGTGGCCGTAGAGCTCGGTGCCGTCCTCGATCAACCCGGCCTCGATGAGGTCCGCGATCTCGACGCCGTAGCGTGCCTTGCGGCGGCTGCGCTTGACGGTGGCCCGATTCGGCGGGGTGTTCTCCGGTCGCAGGCCGAGAAGCTCCGGACGCCAGATCAGCTCGCACAACCGCCGGTACAGGCGCTGTCGGATCTGGATCGCGTCCAACCCGAAATGATCCGGCCACGGGCGGAACACCTCGGCGAGGTCGTGGTCGGCCACGAATCGCGCGAACTCCGGCTCGGCGTCCAGCGTCTCGGGATGCAGCGAGGCCGCGAGCAGGTTCTGCTCCCGGTAATGGTCGATCTTCGTGGCGTGCTCGTCCGGCAGCCGATCGCCCGAGGGCAGGAGCAGCAGCGCCCCCAGGCGTTCCCGGAAGTCCTCGAACGCCTCGGTCGTCATGATCTCGGCCTGGTAGCGCGGGAAGGCACGCGGCCAGACGTGTTCGATCTCCCAGGGCTGCGCGTCGTCGAGATAGACGGCGATCAGATCGGGACGCCCGGCGGCCACCTCCACGAACGCCGTCAGCCGGGCGAGCACGTAGCGGACCTGGGCCCAGTTGCCGGGTTGGAGGCTGAGCCGGTCCACACCGGAGAAGTCGTCGGGCAGGGTGGCGGCCTCGGCCTCCAGCAGTCCGGTGAGTCCTTCCAGGCCCTCGGCGCTGCGCAGCCGCACGGTCAGCTCGTCGACCTCGGGGCGCACCTGATGTGGCAGCAGGCTTCGATTGTTGACGATCTTCAGCGTGGTGGCGAGGTCCAGATAGCCCGCGATGCGCCTGCTCTTCTCCTCGAACACCTCGTCGGGGTCGTCGGGGCGCAGCGCGGACAGGATCGGCGGCAACGGGTCCACGACCTCCAGCCGTGCCGTGTGGAAGACGGCCTCCATCCCGGGCACGAGCATGGCCGAAGCGTCCTTCAACGCGCTGTACTGCCTGCTGAGGGGCACGAGGAAGTACTCGACGAAGGCTCGGAAGTCCGCCGCTGTTCGCAGCTCCAGCCGTATCTCGTTCTTGCGCACCCACTCGTGGAAGGCGCGGTCGATCTCCACCAGGTCGGCGCTGTCGGCGTCGAAGGCCGCGAACTTCGCGATCAGCACCGCCTTGACGAATTCGCTGGGCGTGTCGACCCCGTGCCGGGACAGATCGGCGATCATCCGGCGCCAGAGGTCGTTCAGCTGTCGTCTGCCGGTCTCGGCCCTGGCCAGCAGGTAGCTCTTGAGCAGGTCGACGGGGCTGAGCCGGGCGCCCCTGTTGTTCATCGTCTCGAAGATCTCCCAGCCGTGCTCCCGGTCGAGCGCGTCGATGGAGACCAGGCAGACCCGGTCGAGAAGCCAGTCGTGGAAGAACGGCAGCGCCTCGTCGCGCAGGCTCGCGGGGAAGTCCTCCTCGATGTCGCGGGCCCGCTCGTAGAGGTTGCGCACCGACAGACTGGCGTCGGCGGGCGGAGGCTTGGGGATGCCTCGCAGGAAGGCGTTGAGCACCTCGTTGCGTTCGGGGATGTCGATGTTGAACGTCGTCTCGCCGTGCCGAGTGCTGTAGATCATGGGGTCGAGGCCCTTGGCGTCCTGATCGAGGTCCTGTTCCTCAAGGAGCCTGCGGAGGTAGACGACGATCAGATGCAGCGTCGTGAGCCGTTGTTGTCCGTCGACGAGGAATGCGGCGTCCGGGGTCTGGTAGCACACGATCGGACCAAGGAAGTACGGGGCATATCCGATGGTCTCGCGGCGCGAGTGCGTCGGCCGCCACTCCCGGATGAACCGCCGTTCCAGGTCGTGCAGCAGCGCGACGACGTCCTTGCGTGACCAGCTGTATTCGCGCTGGTAGTAGTCCAGTTTGTACTTCTTGTTGCTCAGGAGTTCCTGGACCGTGGCCCCTCGGCCCTCCACCGGACTCTGTGCCACCGCGACCCCTCCGAAGCCCTTGTGATCCCGACGACGGAGTGTAATCGAAAAGATCGTCAGTTCCCTCGATGGAGTGATGCAGTCGTGTGGTCCGGCCATGCTCGCCGCAGGCGACGGCTGACCGAACCCGGCGGGATCGCCGGGCGTCGAGCTCGTACCTCCGACCGTCCGGGGCGGCGGGGAGCCGGACCGAGCAGTGCATCCCCGCGTCGAGACGAGGTCGCCCGCGTCGGAGGCAGTCATGATCGAGGGCGATCCCGACGTACCGCGTCGATCTCCGATCTCCGACCGGCCGCCTGCGGCCGACACCGCCGTTTCGACGATCACCGTGGTCCTCGCGCAGGGCTCCGTGCTGAGCGTCGTACGGTGGCGACCACCGCCGCCCCCAGCGGCGAGGTCCGGCCCGCCAGCTGCTCATGCGGCCGTCGACGAGGCCTGCGTGCCGCGCGCCGGGCGCCTGCGGCCGGCGGAGACTCGGCGGCGGTGTGAGCTGCCGGACGATCATGAGCGCGTCCCGGCGAGGCGGACGAATCCGACGCCACCCGCCGCCCCGACGCGGGGCGAGATGCCGGACCCGGCCGGCGGGGACGGTCCTCGTCACGGAGTTCGGCCCGACCGCGGACGTCATCCGCCGCCCCGCTCGCTCGACCGCACCGCTGGAGGCCTCGACGGTTCCGTCGCGGCTCGCCGTCGCGTCGGCCGCAGGTCGTCGTGTCCGTCGCGGCGGGCGCGCGGCGGGCCTGGCCTGCGCCCGAGGACCGAACCGGTCCACGGCCGCTCACACACGCCGTGACGACCGTGCGCCACGACGGGGGACCTCGGGCGGCTACCCTCGCAGGAAGCACTGCCAACCGGGTGAGGCCTGCCCCCGTGGGCCTTCCCGACGAGTCCTGGAGCCTGAGACCTCGTGTTCGACACTCTCTCCGATCGTCTCACCTCGGTTCTGAAGAACCTGCGGGGCAAGGGACGACTGTCCGACGCCGACATCGACTCGACCTGCCGCGAGATCCGCATCGCGCTGCTGGAGGCCGACGTCGCGCTTCCGGTCGTCCGGGCGTTCATCGCCCAGATCAAGGAACGCGCCAAGGGCGCCGAGGTCTCTCAGGCGTTGAACCCCGCCCAGCAGGTCGTCAAGATCGTCGACGAAGAGCTGGTCGCCATCCTGGGCGGGGAGACCCGCCGCCTCAATCTGGCGAAGAACCCGCCGTCGGTGATCCTGCTCGCCGGTCTCCAGGGCGCCGGTAAGACGACCCTGGCGGGCAAGCTCGCCAAGTGGCTGCGGGGCCAGGGTCACACCCCGTTGCTGGTGGCCTGTGACCTTCAGCGGCCGAACGCGGTCACCCAGCTCCAGGTGGTCGGCGAGCAGGCGGGCGTCCCGGTGTACGCCCCCGAGCCGGGCAACGGCGTGGGCAATCCGGTCGAGGTCGCTCGGCAGTCGATCCTGGAGGCGGAGCGGGCCCAGCACGACATCGTGCTCGTGGACACCGCCGGTCGTCTCGGCGTCGACGAGGAGATGATGCGGCAGGCCGCGGACATCCGCGACGCCGTCTCGCCCGACGAGATCCTCTTCGTCCTGGACGCGATGGTCGGTCAGGACGCGGTCAACACCGCCGAGGCGTTCCGGGACGGCGTCGGCTTCACCGGCGTGGTGCTGACGAAGCTCGACGGCGACGCCCGAGGCGGCGCTGCGCTGTCGGTCCGGCACGTCACCGGCCA
This genomic stretch from Actinoalloteichus hoggarensis harbors:
- the ffh gene encoding signal recognition particle protein, translating into MFDTLSDRLTSVLKNLRGKGRLSDADIDSTCREIRIALLEADVALPVVRAFIAQIKERAKGAEVSQALNPAQQVVKIVDEELVAILGGETRRLNLAKNPPSVILLAGLQGAGKTTLAGKLAKWLRGQGHTPLLVACDLQRPNAVTQLQVVGEQAGVPVYAPEPGNGVGNPVEVARQSILEAERAQHDIVLVDTAGRLGVDEEMMRQAADIRDAVSPDEILFVLDAMVGQDAVNTAEAFRDGVGFTGVVLTKLDGDARGGAALSVRHVTGQPILFASNGEKLDDFDVFHPDRMASRILGMGDVLSLIEQAEQHFDQEQAEKAAHKIGSGELTLEDFLEQMLAIRKMGPIANLLGMLPGAGQMKDQLADFDEKSLDRMQAIIRGMTPAERADPKIINASRRLRISRGSGVAVSDVNDLVTRFFDARKMMQQMAGRFGMPGAGGGGSSRKGKGKKGKKGKGRGPTPPKVRGGMPGFPGGFPGGMPGGFPGGLPGGPQGGAGQIPPGLAGMDQLPPGFDPSRLTFGDNKKKKK